A single Opisthocomus hoazin isolate bOpiHoa1 chromosome 1, bOpiHoa1.hap1, whole genome shotgun sequence DNA region contains:
- the LOC142360629 gene encoding dnaJ homolog subfamily B member 13-like encodes MGRDYYAVLELDRGATFADIKKAYRKLALKNHPLKCKEPWAPERFRQLAEAYDILSDPTKKGVYDKFGEEGLKGGIPLECGGENLWSTGYVFHNNPDKVFKEFFGGDNPFAEFFAEDGSELTLPFGGLRGRGAVKQDPPVVRDLCLSLEDLFYGCTKKMKISRRVMNEDGQTSTIRDKILTIDVQPGWKQGTRITFEKEGDQGPNVIPADITFIVQEKPHPRFKRANDNLVYIATVPLGKALVGCAVEVRTLDGRLLNIPINDIVDPTYCKVVPGEGMPLLQDPRRRGDLLIYFNICFPKKLTPEKKTLLRSALLS; translated from the exons ATGGGCCGGGACTACTACGCCGTGCTGGAGCTGGACCGCGGGGCCACGTTCGCCGACATCAAGAAGGC CTATCGGAAACTGGCCTTGAAGAACCATCCTTTAAAATGCAAGGAGCCCTGGGCGCCGGAGAGGTTCAGGCAGCTGGCGGAGGCCTACGACATCCTCAGCGACC cCACGAAGAAAGGCGTCTACgacaagtttggagaagaggggctcaAAGGCGGCATCCCCTTGGAGTGTGGCGGTGAAAACCTCTGGAGCACTGGCTACGTGTTTCACAACAACCCGGACAAAGTCTTCAAGGAGTTCTTTGGTGGAGACAACCCCTTTGCGG AGTTCTTTGCTGAGGATGGCTCGGAGTTGACCCTGCCcttcggagggctgcgaggacgaggagcggtgaagcaagaccccccggtcgtgcgggatctctgcctctcccttgaagacctcttctacggctgcaccaagaagatgaagatctcGCGCAGG GTGATGAACGAAGACGGCCAAACGAGCACCATCAGAGATAAAATCCTCACGATCGACGTGCAgccgggctggaagcagggcaccaggatcacctttgagaaggaaggagaccag ggcccaaacgtcattccagctgacatcaccttcattgtccaggagaaaccCCACCCGAGGTTCAAAAGAGCCAACGACAACCTCGTGTACATCGCCAccgtccccctggggaag gcgctggtcggctgcgcggtggaggtgaggacgctggacgggaggctgctgaacatcccCATCAACGACATCGTGGA ccccacgtactgcaaagtggtgccgggggaggggatgccgctgctccaggacccccggcgcagaggtgacctcctcatctacttcaacatctgctttcccaagaagctcacgccggagaagaagacgctcctgagaagcgctctcctgtcctag
- the LOC104337244 gene encoding proteasomal ATPase-associated factor 1 isoform X3, producing the protein MASTLRIQSDWSEALRRDEGEAWLSCRSPGKPTLYGSLTCRGLSTEGVPDIAASEGFVVGEVTKKSILISCPHENVSTKFLAPYTTFSRIHQKSITCLDISSGGGLGVSTSTDGTMKIWQAANGEIRRLLEGHVYDVNCCRFFPSGLVVLSGGMDAQLKIWSAEDASCVVTFKGHKGGILDAAIVDRGRNVLSCSRDGTARLWDCGKSACLGVVADCGSPVNGLAVGAADNSLNLGTPGKAPSEREVGTEGKILLLAREDKKLQGVGLQSRQPVFLFIGSDAFNCCTFLSGTYILAGTQDGNIYQLDVRNTNSPIQVIHRSGAPVLSLLPYRDGFIASQGDGTCFIVQQDLDHVLDLTAADCDPVYKVASWEKQIYTCCRDGIVRRYQLSNL; encoded by the exons ATGGCGTCGACGCTGCGCATCCAGAGCGACTGGAGCGAGGCGCTGAG GAGGGACGAGGGCGAGGCCTGGCTGAGCTGCCGGAGCCCTG GGAAGCCGACCCTCTATGGCAGCCTGACCTGCCGTGGGCTCAGCACCGAGGGCGTCCCCGACATCGCTGCCTCCGAGGGCTTCGTGGTTGGGGAAGTCACCAAG AAAAGCATTCTCATTTCTTGTCCTCATGAAAACGTGTCCACAAAGTTCCTGGCCCCCTACACAACTTTTAGCAGAATTCATCAGAAAAGC ATTACCTGTCTCGATATTTCCAGTGGTGGAGGGCTCGGCGTGTCTACCAGCACAGATGGGACCATGAAAATCTGGCAGGCTGCGAATGGAGAAATAAGA AGACTATTGGAAGGCCATGTGTATGATGTGAATTGTTGCAGGTTTTTCCCATCGGGCCTCgtggttctgagtgggggaatGGATGCCCAGCTAAAGATCTGGTCAGCAGAAGATGCCAGCTGCGTAGTAACATTTAAAGGTCACAAAGGAG GTATTTTGGACGCTGCCATTGTGGATCGGGGGAGAAATGTCCTTTCCTGCTCGAGAGACGGCACTGCCCGCCTCTGGGACTGTGGAAAATCCGCCTGTCTGGGCGTCGTCGCTGACTGCGGCTCTCCGGTCAATGGCCTTGCCGTGGGCGCTGCTGACAACTCCCTGAACCTGGGCACGCCTGGAAAAGCTCCTA GCGAACGTGAGGTTGGGACAGAAGGGAAAATCCTGCTGCTGGCTCGAGAAGACAAGAAGCTGCAAGGGGTGggactgcagagcaggcagccg GTGTTCCTCTTCATCGGATCTGACGCGTTCAACTGCTGCACGTTCCTCTCAGGTACCTACATCCTGGCAGGGACGCAGGATGGGAACATCTATCAGCTGGATGTGAGAAACACCAA CTCTCCGATCCAGGTCATCCATAGATCAGGAGCACCGGTGCTTTCGCTGCTCCCGTACCGGGATGGATTTATTGCCAGCCAGG GTGACGGAACCTGCTTTATCGTCCAGCAGGACCTTGATCACGTCCTCGATCTCACGGCAGCGGACTGCGACCCTGTGTACAAG GTGGCTTCCTGGGAGAAGCAAATCTACACGTGCTGCAGAGACGGGATAGTGAGGAGATACCAACTATCCAACCTCTGA
- the LOC104337244 gene encoding proteasomal ATPase-associated factor 1 isoform X2 → MASTLRIQSDWSEALRRDEGEAWLSCRSPGKPTLYGSLTCRGLSTEGVPDIAASEGFVVGEVTKKSILISCPHENVSTKFLAPYTTFSRIHQKSITCLDISSGGGLGVSTSTDGTMKIWQAANGEIRRLLEGHVYDVNCCRFFPSGLVVLSGGMDAQLKIWSAEDASCVVTFKGHKGGILDAAIVDRGRNVLSCSRDGTARLWDCGKSACLGVVADCGSPVNGLAVGAADNSLNLGTPGKAPSEREVGTEGKILLLAREDKKLQGVGLQSRQPVFLFIGSDAFNCCTFLSALRSRSSIDQEHRCFRCSRTGMDLLPARVTEPALSSSRTLITSSISRQRTATLCTRWLPGRSKSTRAAETG, encoded by the exons ATGGCGTCGACGCTGCGCATCCAGAGCGACTGGAGCGAGGCGCTGAG GAGGGACGAGGGCGAGGCCTGGCTGAGCTGCCGGAGCCCTG GGAAGCCGACCCTCTATGGCAGCCTGACCTGCCGTGGGCTCAGCACCGAGGGCGTCCCCGACATCGCTGCCTCCGAGGGCTTCGTGGTTGGGGAAGTCACCAAG AAAAGCATTCTCATTTCTTGTCCTCATGAAAACGTGTCCACAAAGTTCCTGGCCCCCTACACAACTTTTAGCAGAATTCATCAGAAAAGC ATTACCTGTCTCGATATTTCCAGTGGTGGAGGGCTCGGCGTGTCTACCAGCACAGATGGGACCATGAAAATCTGGCAGGCTGCGAATGGAGAAATAAGA AGACTATTGGAAGGCCATGTGTATGATGTGAATTGTTGCAGGTTTTTCCCATCGGGCCTCgtggttctgagtgggggaatGGATGCCCAGCTAAAGATCTGGTCAGCAGAAGATGCCAGCTGCGTAGTAACATTTAAAGGTCACAAAGGAG GTATTTTGGACGCTGCCATTGTGGATCGGGGGAGAAATGTCCTTTCCTGCTCGAGAGACGGCACTGCCCGCCTCTGGGACTGTGGAAAATCCGCCTGTCTGGGCGTCGTCGCTGACTGCGGCTCTCCGGTCAATGGCCTTGCCGTGGGCGCTGCTGACAACTCCCTGAACCTGGGCACGCCTGGAAAAGCTCCTA GCGAACGTGAGGTTGGGACAGAAGGGAAAATCCTGCTGCTGGCTCGAGAAGACAAGAAGCTGCAAGGGGTGggactgcagagcaggcagccg GTGTTCCTCTTCATCGGATCTGACGCGTTCAACTGCTGCACGTTCCTCTCAG CTCTCCGATCCAGGTCATCCATAGATCAGGAGCACCGGTGCTTTCGCTGCTCCCGTACCGGGATGGATTTATTGCCAGCCAGG GTGACGGAACCTGCTTTATCGTCCAGCAGGACCTTGATCACGTCCTCGATCTCACGGCAGCGGACTGCGACCCTGTGTACAAG GTGGCTTCCTGGGAGAAGCAAATCTACACGTGCTGCAGAGACGGGATAG
- the LOC104337244 gene encoding proteasomal ATPase-associated factor 1 isoform X1 — protein MASTLRIQSDWSEALRRDEGEAWLSCRSPGKPTLYGSLTCRGLSTEGVPDIAASEGFVVGEVTKKSILISCPHENVSTKFLAPYTTFSRIHQKSITCLDISSGGGLGVSTSTDGTMKIWQAANGEIRRLLEGHVYDVNCCRFFPSGLVVLSGGMDAQLKIWSAEDASCVVTFKGHKGGILDAAIVDRGRNVLSCSRDGTARLWDCGKSACLGVVADCGSPVNGLAVGAADNSLNLGTPGKAPSEREVGTEGKILLLAREDKKLQGVGLQSRQPVFLFIGSDAFNCCTFLSALRSRSSIDQEHRCFRCSRTGMDLLPARVTPVLCYAGRNNRMVWVGRDLKAHLVPTPLPSAGTSSTSLGCPELHPTWS, from the exons ATGGCGTCGACGCTGCGCATCCAGAGCGACTGGAGCGAGGCGCTGAG GAGGGACGAGGGCGAGGCCTGGCTGAGCTGCCGGAGCCCTG GGAAGCCGACCCTCTATGGCAGCCTGACCTGCCGTGGGCTCAGCACCGAGGGCGTCCCCGACATCGCTGCCTCCGAGGGCTTCGTGGTTGGGGAAGTCACCAAG AAAAGCATTCTCATTTCTTGTCCTCATGAAAACGTGTCCACAAAGTTCCTGGCCCCCTACACAACTTTTAGCAGAATTCATCAGAAAAGC ATTACCTGTCTCGATATTTCCAGTGGTGGAGGGCTCGGCGTGTCTACCAGCACAGATGGGACCATGAAAATCTGGCAGGCTGCGAATGGAGAAATAAGA AGACTATTGGAAGGCCATGTGTATGATGTGAATTGTTGCAGGTTTTTCCCATCGGGCCTCgtggttctgagtgggggaatGGATGCCCAGCTAAAGATCTGGTCAGCAGAAGATGCCAGCTGCGTAGTAACATTTAAAGGTCACAAAGGAG GTATTTTGGACGCTGCCATTGTGGATCGGGGGAGAAATGTCCTTTCCTGCTCGAGAGACGGCACTGCCCGCCTCTGGGACTGTGGAAAATCCGCCTGTCTGGGCGTCGTCGCTGACTGCGGCTCTCCGGTCAATGGCCTTGCCGTGGGCGCTGCTGACAACTCCCTGAACCTGGGCACGCCTGGAAAAGCTCCTA GCGAACGTGAGGTTGGGACAGAAGGGAAAATCCTGCTGCTGGCTCGAGAAGACAAGAAGCTGCAAGGGGTGggactgcagagcaggcagccg GTGTTCCTCTTCATCGGATCTGACGCGTTCAACTGCTGCACGTTCCTCTCAG CTCTCCGATCCAGGTCATCCATAGATCAGGAGCACCGGTGCTTTCGCTGCTCCCGTACCGGGATGGATTTATTGCCAGCCAGGGTAACTCCAGTGCTGTGTTACGCCGGTAGAAacaatagaatggtttgggttggaagggaccttaaagctcatctggttccaacccccctgccatcagcagggacatcttccaccagcctagggtgcccagagctccatccaacctggtcttga
- the COA4 gene encoding cytochrome c oxidase assembly factor 4 homolog, mitochondrial has product MARPGHARNRPSLEKDEEAEDPLDAMISRTGCVRQHRELQECMAERQDWRRCQAQVRAFGECMARRRSVEEPGRASTSRQAHAGQ; this is encoded by the coding sequence ATGGCGCGGCCCGGACACGCCAGGAACCGTCCGTCGCTGGAGAAAGACGAGGAGGCCGAGGACCCGTTGGACGCCATGATCTCGCGGACGGGCTGCGTGAGGCAGCACCGGGAGCTGCAGGAGTGCATGGCGGAGCGGCAGGACTGGCGGCGCTGCCAGGCCCAGGTCCGGGCTTTCGGCGAATGCATGGCCCGGCGACGGAGCGTCGAGGAGCCCGGCCGGGCGTCAACCTCGCGCCAAGCCCACGCCGGGCAGTGA